The Alicyclobacillus vulcanalis genome has a window encoding:
- a CDS encoding extracellular solute-binding protein produces the protein MLKGLGIGAAAVAVAAGAALWHAASHPHAPAQSEASAVAAKPAGTLTVYAALTQQNAQAIAQAFEAYDPAARVQMVTTGTGALVTRLESEAKAHAIGADIVLLADPTAADALAAQGILSREKPSGASRVPSADQGADWVGAYAFHDVIVYHKGMSLPVPRSWQDLTRAAYKGEVEIGDPSYSGTTMAFVGMMEARYGWKYFETLKQNGAQVQSSVKTVADDVATGKVDVGMTNDSAAFTLVKQGSPIGVVWPQDGAIVVPGPMAFVKGHETPVAQAFANWLLSPAGQKVVASLGLSPIVGASPTVPKGAALAQVPWSKLERERADILREFAQMFR, from the coding sequence ATGCTCAAGGGACTGGGAATCGGCGCCGCGGCGGTGGCTGTGGCCGCAGGCGCCGCACTCTGGCACGCGGCGTCGCACCCGCACGCCCCTGCGCAATCGGAGGCGAGCGCGGTGGCCGCCAAGCCTGCCGGCACGTTGACGGTGTATGCCGCGCTCACACAGCAGAACGCGCAGGCCATCGCCCAGGCGTTTGAAGCGTACGATCCGGCCGCGCGCGTCCAGATGGTGACCACTGGCACGGGCGCGCTCGTGACCCGGCTCGAATCGGAGGCCAAGGCTCACGCCATCGGCGCGGACATCGTCCTTTTGGCCGATCCGACGGCCGCCGACGCGCTCGCCGCGCAGGGCATCCTCTCGCGCGAGAAGCCGTCTGGCGCGAGCCGCGTGCCAAGCGCGGACCAGGGCGCCGATTGGGTCGGCGCGTACGCGTTTCACGACGTGATCGTCTACCACAAGGGCATGTCGCTGCCTGTGCCGCGCTCCTGGCAGGATCTCACGCGCGCGGCGTACAAAGGCGAGGTGGAAATCGGCGATCCGTCTTATTCGGGCACGACGATGGCGTTTGTCGGCATGATGGAGGCGCGCTACGGCTGGAAGTACTTTGAGACGCTGAAGCAAAACGGCGCCCAGGTGCAGTCGTCGGTGAAGACGGTGGCGGACGACGTCGCGACGGGCAAGGTGGATGTGGGGATGACCAACGACAGCGCCGCGTTCACGCTTGTGAAACAAGGGTCGCCCATCGGCGTGGTGTGGCCGCAGGACGGGGCCATCGTGGTGCCGGGGCCCATGGCGTTTGTGAAGGGCCACGAGACGCCGGTCGCGCAGGCGTTTGCCAACTGGCTGTTGAGCCCGGCGGGCCAGAAGGTGGTGGCGTCCTTGGGCCTGTCGCCCATCGTCGGCGCGTCGCCCACGGTGCCGAAAGGTGCCGCCCTGGCGCAGGTGCCATGGTCGAAGCTTGAGCGTGAACGGGCGGACATCCTGCGCGAGTTCGCCCAGATGTTCCGATGA
- a CDS encoding ATP-binding cassette domain-containing protein yields the protein MSPIVTQAQTSISAMQAPMAIEAVDLVKAFGSNRAVNGVSLSVKAGTVYGLLGPNGAGKTTTVRMLATLLRPDAGTARIFGYDVVRDATRVRRLIGVTGQYASVDETLTAAENLTLFGRLLGLSRREARATAERLLEQFGLTEARNRPIKHFSGGMRRRLDLAASLIAKPPLIFLDEPTTGLDPRTRAQMWDTIRELVRDGTTVLLTTQYLDEADQLAERIAVIDHGRVIAEGTPDDLKSSVGQSSLYLTFARPADVARARALVEAVLGVQATPSPEGQRLVAPISDMGRIPELLVAMKTAGIDISELVVQKPTLDEVFLALTGHGAEPSGEGANA from the coding sequence ATGTCCCCTATCGTGACGCAAGCCCAGACTTCCATCTCAGCGATGCAAGCGCCCATGGCCATTGAGGCGGTCGATCTCGTCAAGGCCTTCGGGTCCAATCGCGCCGTCAACGGCGTCAGCTTGTCCGTGAAGGCCGGCACGGTGTACGGCCTCCTCGGCCCGAATGGCGCCGGTAAGACCACCACGGTCCGCATGCTCGCCACGCTCCTCCGGCCAGACGCGGGTACGGCGCGCATCTTTGGCTACGACGTGGTTCGCGACGCAACGCGCGTCCGTCGGCTCATCGGCGTGACAGGCCAATACGCATCCGTCGACGAGACGCTCACCGCTGCCGAAAACCTCACGCTCTTCGGGCGCCTTCTCGGCCTGAGCCGGCGCGAGGCGCGAGCCACAGCAGAGCGCCTGCTCGAGCAGTTTGGGCTCACCGAAGCGCGGAATCGCCCAATCAAACACTTTTCCGGCGGCATGCGGCGCCGGCTCGATCTCGCGGCGAGCCTCATCGCCAAGCCGCCGCTCATCTTCCTCGACGAGCCCACAACCGGTCTCGATCCGCGCACGCGGGCGCAGATGTGGGACACCATCCGCGAGCTCGTGCGCGACGGCACCACGGTCCTTTTGACCACCCAGTACCTCGACGAGGCGGATCAACTCGCAGAGCGCATCGCCGTGATCGATCACGGCCGCGTCATCGCAGAGGGCACGCCGGACGATCTCAAGTCGTCGGTCGGACAGTCCTCCCTCTACCTCACCTTTGCGCGACCCGCCGATGTCGCCCGAGCGCGCGCCCTCGTGGAGGCGGTACTTGGCGTCCAGGCCACGCCGTCCCCGGAAGGACAGCGGCTCGTCGCGCCCATCTCCGACATGGGCCGAATTCCGGAACTCCTCGTGGCGATGAAGACCGCCGGGATCGACATCTCCGAGCTCGTCGTGCAGAAGCCGACGCTCGACGAGGTGTTTCTCGCGCTCACCGGCCACGGGGCCGAACCCTCAGGCGAAGGAGCGAATGCTTGA
- a CDS encoding ABC transporter permease — translation MTQRRWGVWAGAAGMAAAAALIFAWPVARLALSLPQTADLGPTLGPLWNSLWTSAVASALASLLGMGWAVVLSGAARKGRSVLHAISLLPLWTPPFIGAFALGDAYARAGLLDQIAHVYLSWLYGPWGVTAALAVHAAPMGYLSGLTALAAMNAELMWAARSCGAGWCQAFWAAFRPVALRPLFAAWALSFAFGLGDFGIPYELGEPSGFRTAATSIFASLSTGGTQGFGTAAWQSFELMALGAMAVAASRAILRFDPGLGTPSPGAAPLPPFRWPVRAISLAAFAVYVALTSGLPLAAMLLTALTRAYGLPPIPANWDVAGLFSAQGATWLVFAHTAALAAVTAAVIAGLGLLAAEAAPASRLARAAHLCLWFFYAAPGTAVAVAILVAYGHALYGTWWILGLAYVAKFYGFAEAIVAARANAAPEAWRAARACGAGPWRAYGAATWPSLWPAVRQVGLQALMCGLYEVTLAGLLYGPNTETLAVDVLSASEGGDMRTVAVLAVWMTAASFTLGLAALREPRRQKRKGANPLRIAVPAASLEEVRLG, via the coding sequence ATGACGCAGAGAAGGTGGGGCGTCTGGGCTGGCGCGGCGGGGATGGCCGCCGCCGCGGCCCTGATCTTCGCCTGGCCCGTCGCCCGCCTCGCGCTGTCCCTGCCCCAGACGGCAGACCTCGGGCCGACGCTCGGCCCCTTGTGGAACTCGCTCTGGACGAGCGCCGTGGCGAGCGCCCTGGCAAGTCTCCTCGGCATGGGCTGGGCCGTCGTCCTGTCTGGGGCGGCGCGCAAAGGGCGCTCCGTTCTCCACGCCATAAGCCTCTTGCCGCTGTGGACGCCCCCGTTCATCGGCGCCTTCGCGCTCGGCGACGCCTACGCGCGCGCAGGCTTGTTGGACCAAATCGCGCACGTCTACCTGAGCTGGCTGTATGGGCCCTGGGGCGTCACGGCGGCCCTCGCCGTTCACGCGGCACCCATGGGCTACCTGAGCGGCCTCACGGCCCTCGCCGCCATGAACGCCGAGCTGATGTGGGCGGCGCGATCGTGCGGGGCCGGCTGGTGCCAGGCGTTTTGGGCGGCCTTTCGGCCCGTGGCGCTGCGGCCGCTGTTCGCGGCGTGGGCGCTCTCGTTCGCGTTTGGCCTTGGCGACTTTGGCATCCCGTACGAACTCGGGGAACCGAGTGGCTTTCGGACCGCCGCCACGTCCATCTTTGCATCGTTGTCCACGGGCGGCACGCAGGGCTTCGGCACGGCCGCCTGGCAGTCGTTTGAGTTGATGGCGCTCGGCGCGATGGCCGTCGCAGCGAGCCGCGCCATTCTGCGGTTCGATCCCGGCCTCGGCACGCCCTCGCCGGGCGCGGCGCCCCTTCCTCCGTTCCGCTGGCCCGTCCGGGCCATCTCGCTCGCGGCGTTCGCCGTTTACGTGGCGTTGACGAGCGGCTTGCCACTTGCCGCCATGCTGTTGACCGCGCTCACCCGGGCCTATGGTCTCCCCCCGATCCCGGCAAACTGGGACGTCGCGGGACTCTTCTCGGCGCAAGGCGCCACGTGGCTCGTGTTTGCGCACACCGCCGCGCTGGCGGCCGTGACAGCGGCCGTGATCGCAGGGCTCGGGCTTCTCGCGGCCGAGGCGGCACCGGCCTCGAGGCTGGCCAGAGCGGCACACCTCTGCCTATGGTTCTTCTATGCCGCGCCGGGCACCGCCGTGGCCGTGGCCATTCTGGTGGCGTATGGGCACGCGCTGTACGGCACGTGGTGGATTTTGGGTCTCGCCTATGTCGCCAAGTTCTACGGCTTCGCGGAGGCCATCGTGGCGGCCCGGGCGAATGCGGCACCAGAAGCCTGGCGCGCGGCGCGCGCGTGCGGCGCAGGACCGTGGCGGGCGTACGGCGCCGCGACTTGGCCCTCCCTGTGGCCCGCCGTGCGGCAGGTCGGGCTGCAGGCGCTCATGTGCGGCCTGTACGAGGTGACGCTCGCGGGCTTGCTCTACGGACCCAACACAGAGACCCTCGCGGTCGACGTGCTCTCCGCCAGCGAGGGCGGCGATATGCGCACGGTCGCAGTGCTCGCCGTGTGGATGACGGCGGCGAGCTTCACGCTTGGCCTCGCGGCGCTGCGCGAGCCTCGCCGGCAGAAACGGAAGGGCGCTAATCCCCTGCGGATCGCGGTACCGGCCGCATCCCTCGAAGAGGTGAGACTCGGATGA
- a CDS encoding ABC transporter permease, which produces MRPTAFEAIPARTSISATVRQSLTMAYRGLLKVRRTPEQLIDVTLQPIIFTLMFTYIFGGAISGTPQRYLPLILPGILVQTVITASVVTGVQLREDMDKGVFDRFRAMPIARIAPLAGALIADMMRYLIATALIFAMGYVIGYRPHGGWMHVVLAGLLVIACAFALSWIFAFFGVVARTATSVQGISMLVLFPLTFLSNAFVPVNTMPRWLQVFVDVNPLSHLITAVRSLVNQGQATPDIAISLGGAAAAMLIFAPLAVIAYMRKA; this is translated from the coding sequence ATGCGACCCACGGCCTTTGAAGCTATCCCGGCGCGCACGTCGATCTCGGCCACCGTGCGCCAGTCGCTCACCATGGCGTACCGTGGCCTTCTCAAGGTGCGCCGCACGCCCGAGCAGCTGATCGACGTGACGCTGCAGCCCATCATCTTCACGCTCATGTTCACCTACATCTTCGGCGGCGCCATCTCCGGCACGCCTCAGCGCTACCTGCCGCTCATCCTTCCGGGGATCCTCGTTCAGACGGTGATCACGGCGTCCGTGGTCACGGGCGTGCAACTGCGGGAAGACATGGACAAGGGCGTGTTCGATCGGTTCCGCGCCATGCCCATCGCGCGCATCGCCCCGCTCGCGGGCGCGCTTATCGCCGATATGATGCGCTACCTCATCGCGACGGCGCTCATCTTCGCGATGGGCTACGTCATCGGCTACCGGCCGCACGGCGGTTGGATGCACGTGGTGCTGGCCGGGCTGCTCGTCATTGCCTGCGCGTTTGCGCTCTCCTGGATCTTCGCATTCTTTGGCGTCGTCGCGCGCACGGCCACGAGCGTGCAGGGCATTTCGATGCTCGTCCTGTTCCCGCTCACGTTTTTGTCGAACGCGTTTGTCCCCGTGAACACCATGCCGCGCTGGCTGCAGGTGTTTGTGGACGTCAACCCGCTCTCCCACCTCATCACCGCCGTGCGCAGCCTGGTGAATCAGGGCCAGGCGACGCCCGACATCGCCATCTCGCTCGGCGGCGCGGCGGCCGCCATGCTCATCTTCGCGCCGCTCGCCGTGATCGCCTATATGCGCAAGGCGTGA
- a CDS encoding AraC family transcriptional regulator, producing MQDIMERGPSSPRRSECLERIRAVILETLREDGAHATAVPGLMLYRWSVKRPSRPRVYRPSLCVVVQGEKQVWLGSQVFTYNPATYLVSSIHVPVQSSVSRATASEPYLALCMQFDPEELVDLLGDAWIRADEAVPETGLWVARMEDQLLDAIARYVDLVRHPEDVPYLAPLWRREIFYRVIRGEGGQRWARLLAASYANPAHLAVRYLAEHFRDHVRIEDLALLVKMSPSALHRHFKALTNMTPIQYQKRMRLLEARRLLLSDVPSVTEAALSVGYESVSQFTRDYARFFGLPPSKDVKRLRLAP from the coding sequence GTGCAGGATATCATGGAACGAGGTCCGAGTTCGCCGCGAAGGTCCGAATGCCTGGAACGCATCCGGGCGGTCATCCTGGAGACGCTCCGCGAAGACGGTGCCCATGCGACAGCCGTTCCGGGGCTCATGCTGTACCGCTGGTCCGTCAAGCGCCCCTCGAGGCCCAGGGTGTACCGCCCATCTCTTTGTGTCGTCGTGCAGGGCGAGAAGCAGGTGTGGCTCGGTTCCCAGGTCTTCACGTATAATCCGGCCACGTACCTCGTCTCGTCCATCCATGTGCCGGTTCAGTCCAGCGTGAGCCGCGCGACTGCCTCAGAACCCTATCTGGCGCTCTGCATGCAGTTTGATCCTGAAGAGTTGGTGGATCTGCTCGGGGACGCGTGGATCCGTGCAGACGAAGCCGTGCCCGAGACAGGTCTCTGGGTTGCGCGCATGGAGGATCAACTGCTCGATGCCATCGCGCGCTACGTCGATTTGGTGAGACATCCCGAGGACGTACCCTATCTCGCACCTCTCTGGCGCCGCGAGATCTTTTATCGTGTCATCCGCGGAGAAGGTGGCCAGCGTTGGGCGCGGCTTCTCGCCGCGAGTTACGCCAACCCCGCTCACCTTGCTGTTCGATACCTCGCCGAGCATTTTCGCGATCACGTCCGGATCGAAGATCTCGCTCTGCTCGTGAAGATGAGTCCATCCGCCCTGCATCGCCACTTCAAAGCGCTCACGAACATGACGCCCATCCAGTACCAAAAGCGCATGCGATTGCTCGAAGCTCGCAGGCTCCTCCTGAGCGACGTGCCATCCGTGACGGAGGCGGCACTCTCCGTGGGTTACGAGAGCGTGTCGCAGTTCACCCGCGATTACGCTCGCTTCTTCGGCTTACCGCCAAGCAAAGACGTCAAGCGCCTCCGGCTTGCGCCGTGA
- a CDS encoding LysE/ArgO family amino acid transporter, whose amino-acid sequence MLSAFWHGLLLAFALILPIGMQNGFLLSQGALHKRWLAALPAVVTAALCDTFLVALAVFGVSGTVFHIPWLRVGLGVVGVAFLLYMGFQTWRDSPDPSAVPSEVWSPRRQVGFAMSVSLLNPHALMDTLAVIGGSAAVYGTWQARASFAAACALVSWVWFFFLMTLGHVAGRAAAGVGLKRVINRISALMMWASAVLLIHILLTFR is encoded by the coding sequence ATGTTAAGCGCCTTTTGGCATGGCCTCCTCTTGGCGTTTGCGCTCATCCTGCCCATTGGCATGCAGAACGGGTTTCTGCTCAGCCAGGGCGCGCTGCACAAGCGGTGGCTCGCCGCTCTGCCCGCCGTGGTGACGGCGGCCCTCTGCGACACGTTCCTCGTGGCACTCGCGGTGTTTGGGGTGTCGGGCACCGTGTTTCACATCCCTTGGCTGCGCGTCGGACTGGGTGTTGTCGGCGTGGCGTTCTTGCTCTATATGGGTTTTCAGACGTGGCGCGATTCCCCGGACCCTAGCGCCGTCCCATCCGAGGTCTGGTCGCCGCGCCGGCAGGTGGGCTTCGCGATGTCCGTCTCGCTTTTGAATCCGCACGCGCTCATGGACACCCTCGCCGTCATTGGCGGAAGCGCAGCCGTCTACGGCACTTGGCAGGCGCGAGCTTCGTTTGCAGCAGCGTGTGCGCTCGTGTCTTGGGTATGGTTCTTTTTCCTCATGACGCTCGGGCACGTCGCGGGCCGCGCCGCGGCGGGCGTGGGACTGAAGCGCGTCATCAACCGCATCTCCGCCCTCATGATGTGGGCCTCGGCTGTCCTTCTCATCCATATCCTGCTTACGTTTCGCTGA
- a CDS encoding aldo/keto reductase: protein MEYVKLGRTGLEVSRICLGCMGFGKPGTWQHPWVLDEDDARPIIHRALDLGINFFDTANVYSIGTSEEIVGKILKEAVPRDQVVIATKVFFPLREGPNAGGLSRKSIMEAIDQSLKRLGTDYVDLYQIHRWDYQTPIEETLEALHDLVKAGKVRYIGASAMYAWQFMKALGVSDRRGLTRFVSMQNHYNLIYREEEREMMPLCREEGIGVIPYSPLASGRLVRSESTHRSETDMVQRAKYDRMAPVDQAIVDRVGELAERHGVPRAQIALSWLLHKPGVTAPIVGPTKIHHLEDAVAALDVKLSDDEMRYLEEPYVPHPVVGALDAPAR from the coding sequence ATGGAATACGTCAAACTCGGCCGAACGGGCCTGGAAGTCTCGCGCATTTGCCTCGGCTGCATGGGCTTTGGCAAGCCCGGCACCTGGCAGCATCCCTGGGTGCTCGACGAGGATGACGCGCGCCCCATCATCCACCGGGCGCTCGATCTCGGCATCAACTTCTTCGACACCGCAAACGTGTACTCCATTGGCACCAGCGAAGAGATCGTCGGAAAAATTCTCAAGGAAGCGGTGCCGCGCGATCAAGTCGTGATCGCCACGAAAGTGTTTTTCCCGCTCCGCGAAGGGCCCAATGCGGGCGGCCTCTCCCGCAAGTCGATCATGGAGGCCATCGACCAAAGCCTGAAGCGCCTCGGCACGGACTACGTGGATTTGTACCAAATTCACCGGTGGGACTATCAGACGCCCATCGAGGAGACGCTCGAAGCCTTGCACGATCTCGTCAAGGCCGGGAAGGTCCGCTACATCGGCGCGTCGGCCATGTACGCGTGGCAGTTCATGAAGGCGCTTGGCGTGTCGGACAGGCGCGGACTCACCCGCTTCGTGTCCATGCAGAACCACTACAACCTCATCTATCGGGAAGAGGAGCGGGAGATGATGCCCCTGTGCCGCGAGGAAGGCATTGGCGTCATCCCCTACAGCCCACTCGCCTCGGGTCGATTGGTCCGGTCTGAATCTACGCATCGCTCCGAGACCGATATGGTGCAGCGCGCCAAGTACGATCGCATGGCGCCTGTGGATCAGGCCATTGTGGACCGCGTCGGCGAGCTGGCGGAGCGCCACGGCGTCCCGCGCGCGCAGATTGCACTCAGCTGGCTGCTCCACAAACCGGGTGTCACCGCACCGATTGTCGGGCCCACGAAGATCCACCATCTCGAGGACGCGGTAGCCGCCTTGGATGTCAAGCTCTCGGACGATGAGATGCGCTACCTTGAAGAACCCTACGTACCGCATCCGGTGGTCGGCGCGCTCGACGCCCCCGCGCGCTGA
- a CDS encoding response regulator transcription factor has product MATLLVADDEPHIRELVRNTLEREGHRVLEAADGRQAADVIEREPVQLAVIDVLMPEVDGWELCAYVREVRDIPILMLTALGETGHKVRGLRLGADDYLVKPFAPEELVARIEALLRRYRIRQDGVLDLAGLRLFPDTYEVEAHGERTALPPKEFQLLFTLASSAGRTLSRDKLIEDVWGYDYAGDERTVDVHIKRLRDKFPEDVYPFRIRTVRGLGYRLEVSP; this is encoded by the coding sequence ATGGCGACCCTTCTCGTGGCGGACGACGAGCCTCACATCCGCGAACTCGTGCGCAATACGCTCGAACGCGAGGGACATCGCGTGCTCGAGGCGGCCGATGGGCGCCAGGCGGCCGACGTGATTGAGCGCGAGCCCGTGCAACTCGCCGTGATCGACGTGTTGATGCCGGAGGTGGACGGATGGGAGCTCTGCGCCTACGTGCGCGAGGTGCGCGACATCCCCATCCTCATGCTCACGGCCCTCGGCGAGACGGGCCACAAGGTGCGCGGCCTTCGGCTCGGCGCCGACGACTACTTGGTCAAGCCGTTTGCTCCCGAGGAGCTCGTGGCGCGGATCGAGGCGCTCCTGCGCCGTTACCGCATTCGCCAGGATGGCGTGCTCGATCTCGCCGGGCTTCGCCTTTTCCCCGACACCTACGAGGTGGAGGCGCACGGCGAGCGCACAGCGCTGCCGCCGAAGGAATTTCAGCTTCTGTTCACCCTCGCATCGTCTGCCGGGCGGACGTTGTCCCGCGACAAGCTCATTGAAGACGTGTGGGGCTACGACTACGCGGGGGACGAGCGGACGGTCGACGTCCACATCAAGCGGCTGCGCGATAAGTTTCCCGAAGATGTCTATCCGTTTCGCATTCGCACCGTGCGCGGGCTCGGCTATCGGCTGGAGGTCAGCCCATGA
- a CDS encoding sensor histidine kinase, with product MRRARPDGVKERHRVWQWKEVAYRIALTAFWVFLLLTAAYAIERWLRPIAHVPVVPYGPLMLTGAIACGIAAVAAVVWNAVGWDRDDHVFFRILDSLREIGRGNFSARAMLEVRRGFPDHPMNQLVLHVREMAEGLERIEQMRQEFVANVSHEMQTPLTSILGFVKALKADALSEPERRHYLDIIEAESERLSRLADNLLKLTSLESGHHPVNFKRFRLDRQLREVAIACEPLWTEKGLSLDMHVEPAEVEADEDLLGQVWMNLLSNAIKFTETGGRIEVRLVKGEAGVRVSIMDTGIGIHPDDVSRVFTRFFKADRSRGKPGNGLGLAIAKRIVDMHGGDIWVESEPGRGSTFHVQIPYTQNGKRG from the coding sequence ATGAGGCGCGCGCGCCCCGACGGCGTGAAAGAGCGCCATCGCGTGTGGCAGTGGAAGGAAGTGGCCTATCGCATCGCGCTCACGGCATTCTGGGTCTTTCTCCTCCTGACGGCCGCATACGCCATCGAGCGATGGTTGCGGCCCATCGCGCACGTCCCCGTCGTCCCCTATGGGCCGCTCATGCTCACCGGCGCCATCGCGTGCGGCATCGCTGCTGTGGCGGCCGTGGTGTGGAACGCGGTCGGTTGGGACCGGGACGATCACGTCTTCTTTCGCATTCTCGACTCGCTGCGCGAGATCGGGCGGGGGAACTTCAGCGCGCGCGCCATGCTCGAGGTCCGGCGGGGATTTCCGGACCACCCCATGAATCAGCTCGTGCTGCACGTGCGCGAGATGGCGGAGGGGCTTGAGCGCATCGAGCAGATGCGCCAGGAGTTTGTCGCAAACGTCTCGCACGAGATGCAGACGCCGCTCACCTCCATCCTGGGCTTCGTGAAGGCGCTGAAGGCCGACGCGCTGTCCGAGCCGGAGCGCCGCCACTATCTCGACATCATCGAGGCCGAGAGCGAACGATTGTCCCGTCTCGCGGACAACCTGTTGAAACTCACGTCCCTGGAATCAGGCCATCATCCGGTGAACTTCAAGCGCTTCCGGCTCGATCGCCAGCTGCGCGAGGTGGCGATTGCGTGTGAGCCGCTGTGGACGGAGAAAGGCCTTTCGCTCGACATGCACGTGGAACCCGCCGAGGTGGAGGCCGACGAGGATCTCCTCGGCCAGGTGTGGATGAACCTGTTGTCGAACGCCATCAAGTTCACCGAGACTGGCGGCCGGATCGAAGTGCGCCTCGTGAAGGGCGAAGCAGGCGTCCGCGTGTCGATCATGGACACGGGCATCGGCATCCATCCGGACGACGTGAGCCGCGTGTTTACCCGCTTTTTCAAGGCGGACCGCTCGCGCGGCAAGCCGGGCAACGGGCTGGGGCTCGCCATTGCCAAGCGCATCGTGGACATGCATGGGGGAGATATTTGGGTGGAAAGCGAGCCAGGGCGCGGATCGACATTTCACGTGCAAATCCCGTATACTCAGAATGGAAAACGAGGCTGA